In Dryobates pubescens isolate bDryPub1 chromosome 16, bDryPub1.pri, whole genome shotgun sequence, the sequence cccccctgccctgcctttggCTCCAAATATTCTCTGAGGCACTCACACCTTCCAGTTCTGTGTtctggaggaagaaaaatatccttattctatttttctctcttagCAGTGGCATGAATGAAGCTTAatacaagtccaagtgccaggtgctgccccttggccacaacagccccaggcagtgctacaggctggggtcagagtggctggagagcagccaggcagagagagatctgggggtagtggttgagagaagctgaacatgagccagcagtgtgcccagggggccaagaaggccaatggcatcctggcctgcatcaggaacagtgtggccagcaggagcagggaggtcattgtgccctgtgctcagcattggttaggccacaccttgagtcctgtctccagttctgggcccctcagggttaggaaggactttgagactcttgaaggtgtccagagaagagcaacaaagctgtggaggggtctggagcagaaggctggggaggggtctggagcacagccctgtgaggagaggctgagggagctggggttgcttagcctggggaagaggaggctcaggggagaccttcttgctctctacaactccctgaagggaggttgtagccaggagggggttgatctcttctcccaggcagcagaacaagaggccacagtctcaagctgcaccaggggaggtttaggctcgagctgaggagaaagttcctcatagaaagaggaactggccacgggaatgtgctgcccagggaggcggtggagtccccagccctggaggtgttcaaggatgTGGCTCGGCTGTGGCACTCGGAGCCacggtttggttgtcaggaggtgttgggtgataggtaataggttggacttgatgatctctgaggtctttcccagcgtgcttgatcctatgattctatctctgaggtcttttccaacttgatcctatgattctgtgaggcaCACATGATTTTACCATAAAcgacatcatcatcatcatcatcatcatcgaCCTCCAAGCTGGAGGCGCGGGCAAGCCGGAAAGGAGCGGGAGGGAAGGGATTTTGACGCCTGCTGCCCCCACTGCCAGGTTCCGCGTCACACACATCGGGAAGAAGCCAGccttccaggagcagcaggacggAGCCCTGCCCGCCGCCAGCCGGCCGCCGAGCACCGAGGAGCTGGAGCGCAGCGGCGAGCGGCTCCAGCGGGAGCGGGCTCCCAACGGGACTCTCCCCACCGGCGGCCTGCGCAACGGCACCCTCCAGAAAGGCTCCCAGGGCGGCCGGAGCGGCGAGCAGAGCCGCTCCACCACCCCCAACACGCCAGCCAGCTCCGGCCGGCGGGCGCCCAGAGGGGCGCCGCAGGAGAGCGCCACCGCCCCCGGCAGCGCCAGCCGCCAGCGCAAGCTCCTGAGCCTGCACCGGGTGCTGGGAGGGTCGAGCCCCAGCATCCCGGGAGAGCTGGCGCTGGAGGAGACCGGACTGGGCTCGGCAGATGAGGTGTCGGATATTCACGGGAGCctgagcctgcaggagcagcctgaggagatGGGAAGGGAAGACGGCAGCAGGAaacagcctggaggggaggatgGGGGGCAGCAGGTAGGTTCTTCATCTTTCCTCGTCCCCATGTGGCccccccctgggctggagggtTTGAGGGCTCAGGGCACAGCATCCCATGCCCTACTGCCAGCGAGGTCAGGCAGGCCAGGCGTGCTGGggtgagctctgcagccaggctgaacgCTGGGCAcggagcctgccctgccctgcccaccctgACCCTGCTTTTGGTGGcatctccccttcccttttctaaTGCCTGGGGCAGACAGGGTCACCCTGACAGTTCCCAGCCTGCTGGTAGCCCACactgaggagaaggcagctcaCTGGTTGGCTTATATGGGAGAtgttctgtggagaaggacttggggctgctggggctgcaaagctggacaggagctggctctgagcgctgccagcccagccccagcctgtccggggctgatccccagcagggtgggcagcaggggcagggaggggattctgcccctctgctgtgctctgctgagacctcccctgcagtgctggggcagctctggagtgctcagcacagcaccccAGGGAAAGGTTTGCATGGAAGACAAGCCTAGGGACGCTGATTTTGTCCTCTTCATCTGCCCTCTTTGGCACATCAGACCCCTACCTCATACCCTGAGCCAGGCTTTGGTGTGCTCCAAGCTATGGAGTCTCAGGGGAATGGTGATGAGACCTCACTGGGATGTTGGTCACCAAGCCCTGGCACAATTCAGACCCTCCCTCATTCCCTAGGTCCCAGACACAGCTACCACGAGggttgggagctgctgctcaagtgtccttcaggtgctggggcaggcagggcagaggggaggtgctttgggctggaggcagctggtggaacctcagcccagcagcccatgggtcactgctgtggccaagagagaccccaaccccagcacacagcaccctcagcagcactgacagacacccagcagcacccagcacccccagcagcactgacagacaCCCCCAGaagcacccaacacccccagaagcacccagcacccccagcggcacccagcacccccagcagcacccagcacccccagcagcactgacagacacccagcagcacccagcacccccagcagcacccagcacccccagcagcacccagcacccccagcagcactgacagacacccagcagcacccagcacccccagcagcacccagcacccccagcagcactgacagacacccagcagcacccagcacccccagcagcactgacagacaCCCCCAGaagcacccaacacccccagaagcacccagcacccccagcggcacccagcacccccagcagcactgacagacacccccagcagcacccagcacccccagcagcactgacagacacccagcagcactgacagacacccagcagcacccagcacccccagcagcacccagcacccccagcagcactgacagacacccagcagcacccagcacccccagcggCACTGACagacacccagcagcacccagcacccccagcagcacccagcacccccagcagcactgacagacacccagcagcacccagcacccccagcagaacccagcacccccagcagcactgacagacacccagcagcacccagcacccccagcagcactgacagacacccagcagcacccagcacccccagcagcactgacagacacccagcagcacccagcacccccagcagaacccagcacccccagcggCACTGACagacacccagcagcacccagcacccccagcagcacccagcacccccagcggCACTGACagacacccagcagcacccagcacccccagcagcactgacagacacccagcagcacccagcacccccagcagcacccagcacccccagcagcatttCACCCccatccttcctcccccccacagGAGCCCAGCGCCGCGGTGCAGGACCGAGGAGCAACTGTGTGATGTGAGTGCTTGTCCCCAGCCCCCGGGGTGACAAccagggtgggagggggaggcaCCGGGCGCTCCAGCAGGCTCCTGCCcgggcagctcctcctgcccggGCGGCTCAGTGCCACCTGCGGGCAACCCCGGGGCCAGGCCAGCTCGGCTGTGGCCggtgggggacagcagggccGTGGGGaccagccccatcctgctcctctccttgcaGCTCCTCTCCGTTCCCGGCTGGAGCGTCGGGCAGGAGGCGAACGGCCCCCGGCCCCCCGACACCGGACTCGGGGTGGGGGCTGTGccaagggggggggtgggggcctGTGGGGGCAGCCggcccccggggggggggggcagctacGTGCTTGGCATGGCCAGAGCGAGGCGCCAGGGGCACCACAGCGCGGCCCGGCCAGACCTCATCCCATGGGCGATAGGTGCCCGACCCCCACCCACCGCACCCGCCCCGCAGCCGCGGCAGGGGCACGGCACCCTCGGGCCTGGCACGGGCAGGACAGCAGCCggtgcccaccctgctgcccgcagccccCTCCCGGCGCTGGGATGCACCGCAAGGGAGCTGCAGcgaggggcagggatggggggcagcagcttgagcccctccccggggctgggggaggctgggcaGCACCCCGTCACTTTGCTCCCTCCCCCCGAGCCCACCCGGCACATTCACCGCAGAGCacagccccccgccccgggcaccCCTGCCACGCAGCGCGGGCACAGGCACAAACCCTGCACCGGCGAGGGCCCCGGCGGGCCCCTGGGGGCGATGCTGGCGGAGAgaagagcttccagcccccggCCCCGGGGCACAGGAGGGGCCGGGGCCCGGGGGCAGGTTGGCAAGCCCAGCCCCGGTGCCCGCGGGGAGCGGTGGTGTGGCACTGCACTGTACATAGACGAGCTACAAACATTAAAGCTGCTGAACCCCTGGGCACGGCCAGGTGGGTTTATTggggcacagccccgggggcaggggaggctggcagggccctggggcacagcccccACACcgccagggggcagggggggactgGGTGGTGAGCAGGCAatgccaggcagctgggtgaaggggggcacagccacggcactcagcaccccagggtgcATGGGGGAtgccaggcaggcaggtgggtgaaggggggcacagccatggcactcagcaccccagggtgcATGGGGGATGCCAGGCAGGCGGctgggtgaaggggggcacagccatggcactcagcaccccagggtgcATGGAGGatgccaggcagctgggtgaaggggggcacagccatggcactcagcaccccagggtgcATGGAGGatgccaggcagctgggtgaaggggggcacagccatggcactcagcaccccagggtgcATGGATGatgccaggcagctgggtgaaggggggcacagccatggcactcagcaccccagggtgcATGGGGGAtgccaggcaggcaggtgggtgaaggggggcacagccatggcactcagcaccccagggtgcATGGATGatgccaggcagctgggtgaaggggggcacagccatggcactcagcaccccagggtgcATGGGGGATGCCAAGCAGctgggtgaaggggggcacagccatggcactcagcaccccagggtgcATGGGGAATGCCAGGCAGGTGGCTGGGTGAGGGGGGCACAgccatggcactcagcaccccagggtgcATGGGGGATGCCAGTCAGGTGGCTGGGTGAGGGGGGGCACAgccatggcactcagcaccccagggtgcATGGGGGAtgccaggcaggcaggtgggtgaaggggggcacagccatggcactcagcaccccagggtgcATGGGGGatgccaggcagctgggtgaaggggggcacagccatggcactcagcaccccagggtgcATGGGGGatgccaggcagctgggtgaaggggggcacagccatggcactcagcaccccagggtgcATGGGGGAATGCTAGGCAGATGGGTGAGGGGGGGCACAgccatggcactcagcaccccagggtgcATGGGGGAtgccaggcaggcaggtgggtgaaggggggcacagccatggcactcagcaccccagggtgcATGGATGatgccaggcagctgggtgaaggggggcacagccatggcactcagcaccccagggtgcATGGGGGATGCCAAGCAGctgggtgaaggggggcacagccatggcactcagcaccccagggtgcATGGGGGATGCCAAGCAGGCGGCTGGGTGAGGGGGGGCACAgccatggcactcagcaccccagggtgcATGGGGGatgccaggcagctgggtgaAGGGCGCACAgccatggcactcagcaccccagggtgcATGGGGGATGCCAGGCAGGTGGCTGGGTGAGGGGGGCACAgccatggcactcagcaccccagggtgcATGGGGGATGCCAGGCAGGTGGCTGGGTGAGGGGGGCACAgccatggcactcagcaccccagggtgcATGGGGGATGCCAGGCAGGTGGCTGGGTGAGGGGGGCACAgccatggcactcagcaccccagggtgcATGGAGGATGCCAGGCAGGCGGCTGGGTGAGGGGGGGCACAgccatggcactcagcaccccagggtgcATGGGGGATGCCAGGCAGGTGGCTGGGTGAGGGGGGCACAgccatggcactcagcaccccAGGATAAAGGCTGCTAGGATGCCCTGCTGGggcctccagggacagaagcagtgctgggcaggatgTGGCCCTCCATGAGACCAGCTCGGGGCCCCGGGGCAGCaccagtccctgctgctggcacagcagccatgGGGGCTGGCTTGGGTGAAGGTTTCTGGTGGGCAGTGCCCCGTGGGGGGCACCCAGAGGATCAGCTGAAGTGCAGCTCGGGGTCAGGCTCGGGGGCTCTGCCAGGCGGGGGAGGGGGCGCCCgcagctgtggagagaggagaggaaaagcgGTGCcaacaggctggggctgcttggcccccctcagcagccccccagaAAGCACATGGCTGGCACCATGCCCCgcgctggcagggctggggggcacggCCTGGCCGGGCTGGGGCTTACCGGCCGGAGGCGGCTGGCTGCCAGGTCCGGAGAGCTGTGCCCGCTGCCTGTGCCATCCTGGCGGCAACCTGgaagagctcagcagctcagcacggCTCCCTGcacgcccccagcccccttcccacctcccccaggcCCTGGCACTCACCTCCCAGGGGTGCTTCAGGAGGGGGGCACTGGTCCAGGCTGGCCtcgggcaggaggctgggaggggagaagggcgGTGGGGAGGGCGAGGGCAGCTCCTGTGAACAGAGAGCCAAGAGGGGTGGATGGCCAAGGTAAGGGGGCatgggccaggggcaggggcatgaggttcaaccaggccaggggctgggggatgaggttcaaccaggccaggggctgggggatgaggttcaaccaggccaggggctgggggataccaggccaagggctgggggatgaggttcaaccaggccaagggctgggggatgaggttcaaccaggccaagggcagggggatgaggttcaaccaggccaagggctgggggatgaggttcaaccaggccaagggctgggggatgaggttcaaccaggccaggggctgggggatgaggttcaaccaggccaagggctgggggatgaggttcaaccaggccaagggctgggggatgaggttcaaccaggccaagggctgggggatgaggttcaaccaggccaagggttgggggatgaggttcaaccaggccaggggctgggggatgaggttcaaccaggccaagggctgggggataccaggccaagggcagggggatgaggttcaaccaggccaggggcagggggatgaggttcaaccaggccaggggcagggggatgaggttcaaccaggccaggggctgggggatgaggttcaaccaggccaagggctgggggatgaggttcaaccaggccaggggcagggggatgaggttcaaccaggccaagggctgggacctGATCTTGGGGCACgacaaccccaggaaggctccaggctgggggcagggtggctggaaagtgcctggtgaaaaaaggccctgggggtgctggttggcagtGGATGAAGATGAgctcagggggtgcccaggtgggcaagagggacaccagcagcctgggctggagcagcaatggtgtaggcagcaggagcagggcagggatggtgcccctggactgggcactggggaggctacaacttgagtgctgggttcaggtttgggtcactcactccaagaaggacattgagggtaTGAaggagggccagagaagggcaaccaagctggggaagggtctggagaagagggctggggaggagcagctgaggaagctgggggtggtcagcctggagaagaggaggctgagggagacctcattgctctctgcagctcctgaggggaggctgcggtgagctgggggttgggctctgcatCAGGTTAtcctctgaggagaggcaatggcctgaaattgtgccaggggagggttaggttggagaggaggaaaaatttctttgctgccatctGCTCAgggactgtcccaggctgcccagggaggtggtggagtccccacggctggaggtgttcaaggagcctgtggccatggcacctgggaccatggcttggtggccacggtggggttgggctgctggttggactgggtgagctcagaggcctttcccaccccaaacccttccatggcTCTAAGGCTGAGCAAGCAGGGAGGGCATCAACCTCCCGGGGGCCacgctgccccccccccccatcaccaacctgcccagctgccccttgGCCCCCAGTGAGCTCCTCCACCACCAAGGAGGGGAAGACCCCAAGGCGGCCGTCGAAGTCCCCGGTCCAGAAGCCGTCGTCCACCTCGCcaggggccctgggcagcaccctgATGATGGCTCCCTCGGGGAAGCTCAGCTCCTCGGGGCTCTGCCCCTCGTAGTCGTACAGGGCTCgcaccagccaggctggagggacgGCGTGGGCAGGGCTCGGCGCCCCCTCTGCTGCCGCCGGGGGGCGCTCAGCGCCCCCTGGGCGCCGGCCCCGCGCCGCTGCCCCCCTCCCTAGGGCAggagcccccccagcacccacctccgggctccagcaccagctctgcGGCCATGATGCTGGAAAGCTGAcggtgcagggcagaggggcctggggggccggccccggcccctgccTCACCCCCCAGGGACAGAAGGTACTTCTCGGGGACGTAGCCAACCTGGCCTGCCTTGTTCCGAGCCTGGAGGGGCAGAAAACCTGTGACTGTCCCAGCCCCCGGGGCAGGCACGGCCCTGGGGACCTCTGCAGCGTGACCCCTGTAGCTCAGGGGGTGCCGAGCCTGCGCCTACCTTCACCCACTCCTCCGCATCCccatcctccagcacctccagctcctcgcCCTGGCTGATGGACAGCTCGtctgcctggcagccctgcaggggacagGGGGACAGAGTGGCAGGGAGccggcaggggagggctggccCCGGCTGGGCCGGCAGGGCAAGGGTCTGGCCGCTAGCCCATACCTGGTAGCCGAAGATGACCCTGCAGGTGTAGGGGTAGGtgcgggcggcggggccggcctCCTGCGCCCCCTCCGGCTCGTCGCTGTCCTCAGAGTCACTGAACTCAGctgggtccagcccagtgggcacctcctcccctgccccccccatgGCCCCTGCCAGCCAAGAGTCcacatccagccctgctgcccgcagcAGTGCCAGCCGTGCCTCCGCCTTCACCCGGCTGACCTGGGGACACAGAGACGGTGTCAGCGGCCAGGGTGGGGGCACCTGCGGGGGTGGGCACGGCCCTGTGGGGTTGGTGTGGGGGCAAAGCGTCCCCAGTGCCacctctggagcacctcccctgtgggcacaggctgggagagttggggctgttcagcctggaggagagaaggctccagggaggcctcagagcagccttccagcatctgaagggctccaggagagctggggagggacttgtgacaagggctgggagtgccagggtgagggacaatggctttgagctgggagaggggagactgagactggagaggaggaagaaattcatggcagtgagggtggggagacactggcacaggctgcccagggaggctgtggctgcctcctgcctggagctgttgaaggccaggctggatgagaccctgaGGATGTTGGTccagcgtgaggtgtccctgcccatggcagggccttgcaactggatgagctttaaggtccctcccaacccattccCTGATCTGCAGTGCAGCTTCTCCCCATCCCCACACCTGCCACCCCACGGGTCAGGAGCCTGGAGGGAGGCCACCCcaagcctgggggctgcagtccccacctctgccctccgGATGCTCTCCCTGGCTTCCTCCATTCGCCTCTCCGCCTCCGCCTCCGgcacctgctgcctcctggcctccagcctctgcagcacctggcaggaCCCCCCCCAAGTCACCCAGGTGCTGGGAGCCTtgactggggggtgggggcacaCTGACAGGCCCTTCTTgagcctccctgtgccccatGGGGAGGGTCAGCGGCCACCTCCTCGCTGTGCTCCTTGTTCTTGAGGTCCCTGGCCACCCGCGTAGCCCAGCGCCgagcctccttctccaggctggcccCATCGtcccctgggggcagcagggacacctggggAGGACATGGGGGTTGAGAAAGGGACAGCTGCATGGATCCCCAGCCTCCCATAACCATacaatcacaggatggtttgggttgggaaagggtcacccagtccaaccagcagcccacccccaccatggccaccaaaccacagccccaggtgccatggccacaggctccttcaacacctccagccatgggcactccaccacctccctgggcagcctgggacagtccctgaccactctgacagcaaaggaatttttccccatctccaacctaagcctcccctggcacaatgtcaggccatttcctctccttccatcacctgacACTCAGaagagagcccaacccccacctggctccagcctcctctcagggagctgcagagagcaatgaggtctccctcagcctcctctgctccaggctgaccacccccagctccctcagctgctgctccccagccctgttccccagacccttccccagcctcattgcccttctctggacctgctccagctcctcagtctgggcagtgaggagcccaaacctgaccccagcactcaggctgtgccctcaccagtgcccagtccaggggcatgcccagtgccctgctcctgctgcccacaccgtTGCTgctccagaccaggatgctggtggcctccttggacACACCTTGGCTCATCTCCACTCCCCAACCTACCTCCTCCACCctggtgagctgcagctgctggtggggggcCAGGGCAAAGCTGGGGTGGTcctgcaggaagaggaggaggtcctgctccctggatacctgcagcagaggagcggtgtggggctggggccgTCACctgtgccctcctgccctctccctgcccacggGATGGGCGCTGTTACCCTCGCTGAGGCCTCTGCGACCCCCTGGAACCAGTCCCTGGTGGCCCTGCAGGTGTCCAcctctgtcctgctggccatggaCAAGTGATCCCGCAGCCGCTCGTACAGGTCCCCATCCACAGCCTGGGGGGACAAGCAGGTGGGGGGACCCCCAGCACGGCCCACACTCCCCCAGTACTGCCCAGaaccccccagcactgcccacaaccactcccagcactgcccacaacCATGCCCAGCACCGCCCACAAccactcccagcactgctcccaacCCCCAGCACCGCCCAGAAgcactcccagcactgctcccaacCCCCAGCACCGCCCAGAACCACTCCCAGCATGCTCCCACCCCCCAAGCACCGCCCAGCACCACTCCCAGCACTACCCCCAACCCCCTCGGCACTGCCCACAAccactcccagcactgcccccacCCCAAGCACTGCCCAGACCACTCCCAGCACCGCCCACAACCACTCCCAGCACCGCCCACAAccactcccagcactgcccccaaccccctcagcaCCGCCCAGAAccactcccagcactgcccccaccccaagcactgcccagcaccactcCCAGCACCGCCCACAAccactcccagcactgctcccaacccccagcactgcccagaagcactcccagcactgctcccaacCCCCAGCACCGCCCACAAccactcccagcactgctcccaacccccagcactgcccagaagCACTCCCAGCATGCTTCCACCCCCCAAGCACCGCCCAGCAccactcccagcactgcccccaaccccctcagcactgcccacaaccactcccagcactgccaccacccccaagcactgcccagcaccactcccagcactgcccccacGCCAAGCACTGCCCAGAccactcccagcactgcccagaccactcccagcactgctcataGCCCACTCCCTGTCCTGAACTGCCCCAGGACTGCTCCAGAACCCTCCCAGCAGTGCTCACATCCCCCAGCACTACCCAGAACCCCTCCAGCACTGTCCAgaacctcccccagcactgccccagatCCCTCCAAGCACTGCCCCAGAACCCTCcaagcactgcccccagcccccagcattgccttgcccccaccccagcactgtccagaacctcccccagcaccgcCCCAGATCCCTCCAAGCACTGCCCCAGAACCCTCcaagcactgcccccagcccccagcattgccttgcccccaccccagcactgcccagaacCCCTCCAGCCTTGTCCCCACACGCCCAGCACCGCCCCAGAACCTCCCTCAGGGGAGCATCCCTGCCCCCCCACTGGTGGGACcgtcccctggcagccctgggcagatgCCTGCTGCATGCCCCAGGAGAGGgggtggtgctgcagggtgctggggggggtcccCAGGTCCCACCTGCATGGCTGCCGGCAGCTCCACCCGCTGGTAATGCTGCAGGTGGGCACTGGCAGCGGCCAGGGCGAAGCCATACTCGTTCTGcacccctgccagctgcctcgagtgctctgccagcctggctgagaaCTGTGGGGACAAGGACACGGGCCCTGGGCATGGGGccagcacccccaccccaccttgCCACCCACATCCACAGACGGCagcgggttggaagggaccctcccaGGTCggcttgtccaacccccctgcaggcagcagggacagctccagccagcccaggctgcccagggacacagccagcctggccttcaacacctccaggcaggaggcagccacagcctccctgggcagcctgtgccagtgtctcctcatcctcactgccatgaatttcttcctcatctccagtctcagtctcccctctcccagctcaaagccattgtccctcctcctggcactcccagcccctgtcacaagtccctccccagctctcctggagcctttcaggtactggaaggctgctctgaggcctccctggagccttctcttctccctgctgaacagccccaactctcccagcctgtgcccatagcagaggttctccaggcctctgatcatctctgtggccccctctggaccctctccat encodes:
- the RELL2 gene encoding RELT-like protein 2 isoform X2; protein product: MPDQNSTEDGESDPEHSLFIIFLLVLVFFIMGLVGFLICHVLKKKGYRCRTFRDELDPDNKDVLAELQANEEEELNEDTVEKIVRCIIQNEANAEALKEMLGDTEGDIPVPVPSLCPHRNSQDGGPPHHHTVHLGSTQAPCIHCSKRKRPPLQRQGRSKEGRGRMHPGETTVFSVGRFRVTHIGKKPAFQEQQDGALPAASRPPSTEELERSGERLQRERAPNGTLPTGGLRNGTLQKGSQGGRSGEQSRSTTPNTPASSGRRAPRGAPQESATAPGSASRQRKLLSLHRVLGGSSPSIPGELALEETGLGSADEVSDIHGSLSLQEQPEEMGREDGSRKQPGGEDGGQQEPSAAVQDRGATV
- the FCHSD1 gene encoding F-BAR and double SH3 domains protein 1 translates to MPPSHRTGQGRTTKPLGGASSRHRERGSGVKSSAAMQPPPPRKVRPGPGPGPGPGPGPKLRLKWRSGQGAPEQVQASGLAIVPVSSVGASGIPRRVLQWASGFTTPAGQWPHAAGDWGRWIPAPGPVRAAHPLPPPCRGLSAAVPQVKLTQEVRIHLLEQLSGLQGKQQRDAELLEDIRSYSKQRAAIDREYGQALQRLASQFLKRDWQRGRGEAGDSRSSVAVWKGIIEGTAQAGQLRVTAADSYRALAAEAARSHRLSKERMLKKGIERLQKAQAELLETVKELDKAKKQFTHLQRSSEVAKDKAADVEARLRKSDRRIFHTKASLQKLSAKFSARLAEHSRQLAGVQNEYGFALAAASAHLQHYQRVELPAAMQAVDGDLYERLRDHLSMASRTEVDTCRATRDWFQGVAEASARVSREQDLLLFLQDHPSFALAPHQQLQLTRVEEVSLLPPGDDGASLEKEARRWATRVARDLKNKEHSEEVLQRLEARRQQVPEAEAERRMEEARESIRRAEVSRVKAEARLALLRAAGLDVDSWLAGAMGGAGEEVPTGLDPAEFSDSEDSDEPEGAQEAGPAARTYPYTCRVIFGYQGCQADELSISQGEELEVLEDGDAEEWVKARNKAGQVGYVPEKYLLSLGGEAGAGAGPPGPSALHRQLSSIMAAELVLEPGAWLVRALYDYEGQSPEELSFPEGAIIRVLPRAPGEVDDGFWTGDFDGRLGVFPSLVVEELTGGQGAAGQELPSPSPPPFSPPSLLPEASLDQCPPPEAPLGGCRQDGTGSGHSSPDLAASRLRPLRAPPPPPGRAPEPDPELHFS